The following proteins are co-located in the Vigna angularis cultivar LongXiaoDou No.4 chromosome 2, ASM1680809v1, whole genome shotgun sequence genome:
- the LOC108318679 gene encoding uncharacterized protein LOC108318679, which produces MEPLALFLFSIISLNTFSSHASQLTYTDHCASVVPNSTPNESKFKDFPHGPFQVAYYLGGDTIVGADTFQKLRQKQATLRFKNVYETDVFGIHKLGLTLIVRSASSYYRVGNFTRGKRLKNRKRFPSSVTFTLDGFWSESSGMICMVGAGTGYSMKRLEVVLKLYNVVNSRINISTLVTGSLESLSPQHEVSYFEPISLFIFPRMDYDFSLDTKEAKNVYSDEGEVVPGLSINPVSFCSNISPMINGKFDLQYQSECSSAKNCSPVVGDANQLPYIMSLKELVCLDVKHRVRVLIGFRSSGGARWSFNPNATLVGEGWWDEEMNQLYIVGCHFLGMEESMASVHVGNCSTRISLRFPKIWSMNDASSIVGQIWSNKTVGDSGYFKRIVFRSFHNSRVEVSGTKYEYLLLDRVRKMCPRQEPHKNKGVRYPDVYSSDMRFDMSVRISKRRVAWGYSAPLVVNDQIQELNSEGTFSSNSSYTTPSNSSNSHSNGLYNVSYRISMNLLPNARLGAQKSMLNTTTNVTEAMNVSAEGIYDAESGSLCMVGCRSLGSKNEILSTNSLDCEVMVKFQFPPLDTNKNGDYIKGSIVSTRENSDPLYFKQLDLTSAAFYTAEASRTLKKVDMEVIMILVCTTLACVFLGLQLCHVKRNPDMVSSISFVMLLILTLGNMVPLVLNFEALFAQNHDNKSILLGNELLEVKEISVRLIVMVGFLLQLRLLQLIWSARKNDTKQMELWIAEKRVFYVIFTLHAAGFLIAFLVHQNNTLHGDVVSSSSLSQLQSFWENLKSYTGLVLDGFLLPQILLNLLRNSKGNALSCSFYYGISLVKVIPHAYDLFEALVYVDGSSLYEDEIADYYSTAWDIIIPLVSLLFAIIIHLQQRFGGCTIISWRIKGKEEYEKVPVVTER; this is translated from the coding sequence ATGGAGCCTCTTGCattatttcttttctccatcATCTCCCTTAACACTTTCTCATCTCATGCTTCTCAACTCACTTACACAGATCATTGTGCTTCTGTGGTTCCAAACTCAACCCCCAATGAGTCCAAATTCAAAGACTTCCCACACGGCCCATTCCAAGTTGCTTACTACCTTGGTGGTGACACAATTGTTGGTGCTGACACTTTCCAGAAACTGAGACAGAAACAAGCTACCCTTCGATTCAAGAATGTGTATGAAACCGATGTCTTTGGCATACACAAACTTGGACTTACCTTGATAGTGAGAAGTGCCAGCTCTTATTACCGTGTGGGAAACTTCACGCGtggaaaaagattgaagaaTCGGAAGCGTTTTCCAAGCTCAGTAACGTTTACTCTTGATGGGTTTTGGTCAGAATCTTCTGGGATGATTTGCATGGTTGGAGCAGGAACTGGCTATAGCATGAAACGATTGGAGGTTGTTCTCAAGCTTTACAATGTTGTTAATTCGAGAATTAATATTTCTACTTTGGTTACTGGAAGCTTGGAGAGTTTGAGTCCTCAGCATGAGGTGAGTTATTTCGAACCCAtctctttgtttatttttccaAGAATGGATTATGACTTTAGTTTGGAtacaaaagaagcaaaaaatGTGTATTCTGATGAAGGTGAAGTAGTACCAGGTTTATCTATTAATCCGGTTAGTTTTTGCTCAAACATTTCTCCAATGATTAATGGAAAATTTGATTTGCAATACCAAAGCGAGTGCAGCTCTGCAAAGAATTGCAGTCCTGTTGTGGGGGATGCAAACCAATTGCCCTATATAATGTCTCTGAAAGAATTGGTTTGTTTAGATGTTAAGCATAGGGTGAGAGTATTGATTGGGTTTCGTAGTAGTGGTGGTGCTAGATGGTCTTTCAATCCTAATGCTACCTTAGTTGGAGAAGGGTGGTGGGATGAGGAAATGAACCAACTTTACATAGTTGGTTGCCATTTCTTGGGAATGGAAGAATCAATGGCTAGTGTTCATGTGGGTAATTGCTCAACTAGAATAAGCTTAAGGTTTCCAAAGATTTGGTCGATGAATGATGCAAGTAGCATTGTGGGCCAGATTTGGAGCAACAAAACTGTGGGGGATTCAGGTTATTTCAAGAGGATTGTTTTCAGAAGTTTTCACAACAGTAGAGTTGAAGTTTCTGGCACAAAGTATGAATATTTGCTACTTGACAGAGTGAGAAAGATGTGCCCAAGACAAGAACCTCATAAGAACAAGGGAGTGAGGTATCCAGATGTTTATTCTTCGGACATGAGATTTGACATGTCAGTTAGAATCTCTAAGAGGAGAGTGGCATGGGGTTATTCTGCTCCGTTGGTTGTCAATGATCAGATCCAAGAGTTGAATTCAGAAGGAACCTTTTCGTCTAATTCCAGCTATACAACCCCATCTAATTCTTCAAATTCACACAGCAATGGCTTGTACAATGTTAGCTACAGAATCAGCATGAATCTACTACCTAATGCCAGGTTAGGTGCACAAAAGTCTATGTTGAATACAACAACAAATGTAACTGAGGCAATGAATGTTTCAGCTGAGGGAATTTATGATGCTGAATCTGGAAGCTTATGTATGGTAGGTTGCAGAAGTCTTGGCTCAAAGAACGAAATACTATCAACAAATTCTCTGGATTGTGAAGTTATGGTTAAGTTTCAGTTCCCACCACTTGATACAAACAAAAATGGAGATTACATTAAAGGAAGTATAGTAAGCACACGAGAAAATTCAGACCCTCTTTACTTCAAACAACTGGATTTGACTTCAGCTGCATTTTACACGGCAGAAGCATCAAGAACCTTAAAGAAAGTAGATATGGAGGTTATAATGATTCTAGTTTGCACAACACTGGCATGTGTTTTTCTGGGTTTGCAACTCTGCCATGTGAAAAGAAATCCTGATATGGTTTCCTCAATCTCCTTTGTCATGTTATTGATTCTTACTTTGGGAAATATGGTACCCCTTGTTCTGAACTTTGAAGCACTCTTTGCACAAAATCATGACAATAAAAGCATTTTGCTTGGAAATGAATTGCTTGAAGTAAAGGAAATTTCTGTAAGGCTAATTGTAATGGTGGGTTTCTTGTTGCAACTCCGTCTCTTGCAGCTAATATGGTCAGCAAGAAAGAATGATACAAAACAAATGGAGCTTTGGATTGCTGAGAAGAGGGTTTTCTATGTGATTTTTACCTTACATGCAGCAGGGTTCTTGATTGCATTTCTTGTACACCAAAACAATACCCTGCATGGTGATGTAGTGTCTTCTTCTAGCCTTTCACAACTTCAATCCTTTTGGGAGAACTTGAAATCTTATACAGGATTGGTACTAGATGGCTTTCTCTTGCCTCAAATTTTGCTAAATTTGTTGAGGAATTCCAAGGGAAATGCTCTTTCTTGTTCATTTTACTATGGAATCAGTTTGGTCAAAGTAATTCCCCATGCATATGATCTCTTTGAGGCTCTTGTGTATGTGGATGGCTCATCCTTATATGAGGATGAAATTGCAGACTATTATTCCACTGCTTGGGATATAATCATTCCTCTGGTGAGCCTTTTGTTTGCTATAATCATCCATTTGCAGCAACGGTTTGGTGGTTGCACCATTATTTCTTGGAGAATAAAGGGCaaagaagaatatgaaaagGTGCCTGTGGTGACTGAAAGATAG